Genomic window (Culex pipiens pallens isolate TS chromosome 3, TS_CPP_V2, whole genome shotgun sequence):
cgggaaaaagtcgggaattcgccaaaatccgcaaaaaatctggaaaaagtcgggaatttatgattttttgtcaaaaagtcgggaaaagtcgggaattctaagcatacttgtttgaaaatttttttttaacttgaattattttgtaatattctgtgcaattttcaaattgaattcgcTCAATTCTACTTTAGTAACATACTTataatttaaggttcttttcactatttcaatatatttgagtatggaaaagctgtttaaaacattcaaaatcttaattagtattggagtctttgacacagatcttcataatatttttcatgaatcatTTGATCTCTATTAATTTTTGGTTATCAAACAAGAGGTTAAGTTAATgataaactaatataaaaatagagcttaatggccagcttagagttatgattctatttcattttgtcacatagattgaatatttgaaaacagattccaacttgagtttggcaatggttttttttggcaaatatttttaattgtttaaataaaaatccaaaacttaaaaactttttttacgttttgaaaacataaagaaaattttgaaattgcaaaaaaaataatccaaaaaagttggagttATTgcgaaactgttaaaaaaattgtctcttcaaacattttgcttgaaataagtggtaaacataaaatcatatcaaactgaatgttcattgaaaaaaacagttaaatactgaccactatacaaattaaaattgaaaaaaaatatatcaaaaattacaaaattaaaaagggaacatggcaaaaacatttttttataaattccttGACATatttctaaatcctttgaatgaatagtatcagcaattatgttttaatcattctCTGATTTcaaatgatgatgaagttttaaaaataggaacaacattttaagttcaattatctttgatcttttgtcatttccagatgaaacgaagtatcaaaaactatacttttgccaatttaaaaaaatacaaggaagttataagtattgttgaactttcgatatttttttcaaagactaattgtttgtgtttctactctgaatcataataattaaattccatttttgaagttttttttaaattgttgtttagtttgtgtatttacaaaaaatgcctatatttggattatttttaaattcatttattttttttgtggttaatattgacttttcttatagaaagttttttgtttgaaatcattctttagataagaaatgcgtattatttgagcattctggaaaagtctggaaaaagtcgggaaaaagtcgggaatttgaaaatgggatttgagtggtcaccctgtgaaattgcaattcaaaatttggtgtgaaagaagtaaaaaatcttcgaagtggcttATTATACACAGGtttaaaatttcctaaataATTTGATTGATATTAGGTCTTTGACACTTCAAACTACAATTTTGTCTGCTTTCCCCCCtcaaaataacacttttttcatctctTTTCCTTCCAGAACACCCGCGAAACGGCGCTAGCCATCAAGAAGATGCCGCTGCGTCGCGCCCAGAAGTTCCTGAAGAACGTCTGCGAGAAGAAGGAGTGCGTGCCGTTCCGTCGCTTCAACGGGGGCGTCGGCCGTTGCGCCCAGGCCAAGCACTGGAACACGTCCGTCGGTCGCTGGCCGAAAAAGTCCGCCGAGTTCCTGCTGCAGCTGCTCAAGAACGCCGAGGCGAACGCCGACTACCGCGGTCTGGACGTTGACCGGCTCGTGGTGGACCACATCCAGGTGAACCGCGCGCCGTGCCTGCGCCGCCGCACGTACCGCGCCCACGGTCGCATCAACCCGTACATGTCGTCGCCGTGTCACATCGAGCTGTCGCTCACCGAGAAGGAGGACGTCGTGACCAAGACCGCGGAGAGCGAACCGGCGAAGAAGAAGCTGTCCAAGAAGAAGCTGCAGCGGCAAAAGGAGAAGATGATGCGCAACGAGTAAGGGGTCGTTGGGGTTTCTCTTTTTAAGGCTTAAGTTTTCTGGACTGGAAGTGTGCTGTAAATGCGAGGAAAGAAGTTCCGAGAATACAAAGTTGGAAGGCGTAAGAAAAGTAAGTTGCTGGTGCGTTTTTGTTTACTTCGGAGAAAGTTGAGAAAACGTCCCTATCATTGGTTTCCCATTAGTTTTCTCTTCTATTGCGGACGACAAGTAGAAGCTAGTAAACTCGACTTTCAACTATTAGATCTTGTTTCGAAGGAATACCGTAGCAGTAGGCAACGATAACACCCGTTTGGTTTGTAACGAAAAATCTGAGTGTTACTCGAGGAACCTTTGTTGTTTTACGTACTGCGTGGAGCCGACCCTCTGCGAGCTACTTGTGAAGCGAACAAAAGTGGCTGTGGCACCTGCACTGCAAATAGAAGTTGACGAACCGACGCCGCCGCCTCTATCTCCAAAATGATCTTTTGCTCAGGTGAGGTTACTATTTCCGGGATTGAGGAACAGGCACAGTTCCAACCTAGAAATGTAGGCATTTCTAGTGTGTGCGTATGAGTGAACTTACAAAATGTTTAGGGAGTTGGGCAAACCGGTTCAGCCAGCTGTTGTCGAGTACGTGATTTGGGCAGAGGGTCTGCTGGACAACAACGAAAAGTCACCGTTGAGTGCCTGCTTATGACGCGAAATGTTTCCTAAAAAGCGTATGCATAAGACATTTCTCTAGTCGCAAGGAAAGATCTCGGTCTCCGTTTTGGAAGGTGAAGCAGTTTCTCATCCGTCGGACCTGGCGTAACGCGTCAAAACCAGTTGAAATGTTTAAGCAACGTGATGATAGTAGATCCTCTCTAACATCTACGAACTGATGATTTAAATACAGCACAAAGGACCTTTCCATAATCTGTACATTGAAGATCGTACTAGAAAATGGAAAGAACCAAATTACATGCCCGAGATGTTTCAGTCACCTCGTGGTCCAAATAGCGCGCGCAATTGTTTCTCTCGTGCGAGCGCCACGTGTTTTCTCTCCCAGTATCGGAACCATCTCTCCAAATCTCTGGCtccgtttgtttttgttgttgccgACGATGCGATGTCTTCGGCCGTTCCGGCGGCCGCTCCGGATGTTCGCACATATTGGCGACGCCTGTATTGGTGCATCGACCGCGGTGGTGATGATTTCGCAGTTTTAAAATCTCGTCCCGATCTGCGGAGTTGGTGCACTTTTGCGAGTGAAATTTCGAATTTTGGTGGAGTCTTGCCTGGTGAAGGTGCGAAAGCGTAGGAGATTTACGTTTCGACAGTGAACAGCGAAGAACGGGGTTTGCAACAGTCTTGAGTATAACTTCAGGCGATTTGTTGTGCACAATAAAGAATCGCAATCGATGGGATTCAAGAACAGGACAAGGAGACGGTGGCCGTGAAAAGACGAGAAGTGAACCAAGAATTATTATAGAAGTGGTCGCAGCACGTGAGTGAAGGAAAACCTTCTGTTTTGCAAAATCTCCCAAGAGAGGGAGCGCAAAATTTACGCCTGTTTGCGTGCAATCGTACGCACGCACGAGAGCAAGAGCAGTATTGCATACATTCCGGCGCGCTAGATTTTCGATAGCATGTTTGGCTGTTGGTGGTGAGAAGTCGCTCTTTCTTGATTCCTTCGATGACCGTGCTGGTTGTTAATCGTCCCGTTGGATTCGTCCTTGCCGTTCAGCTGTTTCGTGATTTCGGAGTTTCGCGATAGGAGGTCGAAGGTGTGTGCGTGCCACTGTCAGGCTGAAGGCTCCTGCCGGTCGTGTTAAATGTTAGAGAACCACGCTGGATAGGTGCGCACCACACCGTTCAGGACTCGAGGGTAAGTTTTGAAATGCTTTCAAC
Coding sequences:
- the LOC120413062 gene encoding 60S ribosomal protein L17, producing MGRYAKEPDNPAKSCKSRGSNLRVHFKNTRETALAIKKMPLRRAQKFLKNVCEKKECVPFRRFNGGVGRCAQAKHWNTSVGRWPKKSAEFLLQLLKNAEANADYRGLDVDRLVVDHIQVNRAPCLRRRTYRAHGRINPYMSSPCHIELSLTEKEDVVTKTAESEPAKKKLSKKKLQRQKEKMMRNE